Proteins found in one Lycium ferocissimum isolate CSIRO_LF1 chromosome 6, AGI_CSIRO_Lferr_CH_V1, whole genome shotgun sequence genomic segment:
- the LOC132058793 gene encoding inositol transporter 4 → MEGGPHKADKTEFTECWRTSWKKPYIMRLAFSAGIGGLLFGYDTGVISGALLYIRDDFKSVDKHTWLQETIVSMAVAGAIFGAGFGGWLNDKYGRRKSILLADVLFFVGAIVMALAPVPWVIIIGRVLVGLGVGMASMTSPLYISEASPARIRGALVSTNGLLITGGQFLSYLINLAFTRTKGTWRWMLGVAGIPAVIQFFLMLSLPESPRWLYRANKKEEAKAILEKIYPAHEVEDEMKALEASIETEKADLEFLGGGIFSQVKSAWSNIVVRRGLYAGITVQVAQQFVGINTVMYYSPTIVQLAGFASNKTALALSLITSGLNAVGSIISMCFVDRFGRRRLMIVSMFGIITCLVVLSVLFMQASSHAPPISAVESNHFGSNSTCSAFLKVPSASSWNCMSCIQASSDCAFCSNGDNKYHPGACLALNDNVKGLCRSERREWYTKGCPSKFGFFAVMLLGLYIISYSPGMGTAPWIVNSEIYPLRYRGIGGGIAAVSNWVSNLIVSESFLTLTEAIGSAGTFLLFAGFSTIGLIAIFFLVPETKGLQFEEVEKMLEKGYKPKLFRKKMEEKSDAS, encoded by the exons ATGGAAGGTGGTCCTCACAAAGCCGATAAGACAGAGTTTACAGAATGCTGGAGAACATCATGGAAAAAGCCATACATTATGCGTCTCGCCTTTTCTGCTGGCATTGGAGGGCTGCTGTTTGGTTATGATACTG gtgtgatatCTGGTGCATTGCTTTATATTCGGGATGACTTCAAATCTGTCGACAAGCATACTTGGTTGCAA GAAACCATAGTTAGCATGGCGGTTGCAGGGGCGATTTTCGGGGCAGGATTTGGTGGGTGGTTGAATGACAAGTATGGTCGGAGAAAATCGATTCTTTTAGCAGATGTCTTGTTCTTTGTTGGTGCGATCGTCATGGCACTTGCTCCGGTACCTTGGGTGATAATTATTGGAAGAGTACTTGTTGGTTTAGGAGTTGGAATGGCTTCCATGACCTCACCACTTTATATCTCGGAAGCTTCCCCGGCTCGGATTAGAGGAGCTTTAGTCAGCACAAATGGTCTGCTAATTACAGGAGGACAGTTTCTTTCGTATCTTATCAACTTAGCATTTACCAGG ACCAAAGGAACTTGGCGATGGATGCTTGGCGTAGCCGGTATTCCTGCTGTTATTCAATTTTTCCTAATGCTGTCCCTTCCCGAGTCACCTCGTTGGTTGTATAGAGCG AACAAGAAAGAGGAAGCTAAGGCTATCTTAGAGAAGATATATCCCGCTCATGAAGTTGAAGACGAGATGAAAGCTTTGGAGGCTTCCATTGAAACTGAGAAGGCGGATTTAGAGTTCCTCGGAGGTGGTATTTTTTCACAAGTCAAGAGTGCATGGAGCAACATCGTTGTTCGTCGGGGTCTCTATGCCGGTATTACAGTCCAGGTGGCACAACAGTTTGTCGGAATAAACACGGTCATGTATTACAGTCCTACAATTGTACAACTGGCTGGATTTGCTTCTAACAAGACAGCTTTAGCACTCTCGCTCATAACGTCTGGTCTCAATGCTGTGGGGTCCATTATCAGTATGTGCTTTGTTGACAGGTTTGGGAGGAGGAGGTTGATGATTGTTTCCATGTTTGGTATCATAACGTGCCTAGTCGTATTGTCTGTTCTCTTCATGCAAGCTTCTTCACACGCCCCACCAATTAGTGCTGTCGAATCCAATCACTTTGGATCGAATTCCACATGCTCGGCATTTCTAAAAGTTCCAAGCGCATCATCATGGAACTGTATGAGTTGCATACAGGCTTCCTCAGATTGTGCTTTCTGCTCTAATGGAGACAACAAA TATCATCCCGGTGCATGCTTGGCTCTAAATGATAACGTTAAAGGTTTATGCCGATCAGAAAGACGTGAATGGTACACGAAAGGTTGTCCTAGCAAGTTCGGGTTCTTTGCAGTGATGCTTCTCGGATTGTACATCATATCATACTCTCCTGGTATGGGAACTGCTCCGTGGATTGTCAACTCCGAGATATACCCCTTAAGATACAGAGGCATTGGTGGTGGGATAGCGGCCGTCTCAAATTGGGTATCTAATCTTATCGTGAGCGAGTCGTTCTTGACATTAACCGAGGCTATTGGTTCTGCTGGTACATTTCTTCTATTTGCTGGATTCTCAACAATTGGCCTAATAGCCATATTCTTTCTGGTGCCTGAAACAAAAGGCTTGCAATTTGAGGAAGTTGAAAAGATGCTTGAGAAAGGCTATAAACCGAAATTGTTTcgcaagaaaatggaagaaaaatccGATGCGAGCTAA
- the LOC132060518 gene encoding F-box/kelch-repeat protein At3g23880-like, whose protein sequence is MEILSRLPVRSILRFKCVSKPWGTLISGPYFKMTHLNHAKNDQNSKKPLISQRCPETNIYYIYCLPLSSSVQPVENVQKLDFPLISRPFRCAIQGSCDGLVIICVNENIDVGRNIRLLWNPSIGESVVLPHPELPMNEGSRLGFVYDSTSGDYKILKIHTGIDGPVEILALKSGSWRIIDKHPRGIHNVIANTESLPFVNEAFHWIGFSREKYYVVSFKYFK, encoded by the coding sequence ATGGAGATCCTAAGCAGGTTACCCGTGCGGTCTATTCTCCGATTCAAGTGTGTTTCAAAACCTTGGGGAACATTGATCTCCGGACCTTACTTTAAGATGACGCATCTCAATCATGCCAAGAATGACCAGAATTCCAAAAAACCTCTTATTTCCCAACGTTGCCCTGAAACTAATATATATTACATTTATTGTCTTCCTTTATCATCGTCGGTTCAACCAGTTGAGAATGTACAAAAACTTGATTTCCCTTTAATCTCTAGACCATTCAGATGCGCAATCCAGGGTTCCTGTGATGGCTTGGTTATTATCTGTGttaatgaaaatattgatgttggaCGCAACATACGATTGCTATGGAACCCCTCCATTGGAGAATCAGTAGTACTTCCCCACCCAGAGCTTCCAATGAATGAAGGATCTCGTTTGGGATTTGTTTATGACTCAACTTCTGGTGACTATAAGATCCTTAAAATTCACACTGGCATAGATGGTCCTGTTGAAATTCTTGCATTGAAAAGTGGTTCCTGGAGAATTATTGATAAACATCCTCGTGGCATTCACAATGTGATAGCTAATACGGAGTCTTTGCCATTTGTAAACGAGGCATTTCATTGGATCGGTTTTTCAAGAGAAAAGTATTATGTGGTTTCATTCAAGTATTTCAAATGA